GCCGAAAGCGAAGGAGTTGCTGATCGCGGCTTCGAGCTGCGGCGCCGCCACGCCTGGCTGCGGCACCAGGTTCAGCCGGCATTCCGGGTCCATGGCCGTGCAGTGCGCATTCGGCGGCAGCTGGCGCCGGTGCAGCGCCAGCACGGTGATCACCGCTTCGAGCGCGCCGCCGGCGCCGAGCAGGTGGCCGTGCAGGGCCTTGGTGGAGCTCACCTGCAGTTCGTCGAGCGCGGCCTCGCCCCAGACCTCCGCCAGCGCGTTGCGCTCGACCACGTCGCCGATGCGGGTGGCGGTGCCGTGGGCATTGCAGTAGCCGATGTCGCGCGGCGCGAGCCCGGCCGATCGCAGGGCGGCGCGCATCGCGCGGGCCTGCCCCGGCGTGTCGGGCTTGGTCAGATGGGTGGCGTCGGAGCCGATGCCCCAGCCGGCCAGCCGCGCATAGCTGCTTGCGCCGCGGGCGCGGGCGCGCTCGGCCGATTCGAGCACCATGAAGGCGGCGCCTTCGCCCAGCGCGAAGCCGCTGCGGTCGCTGGCGAAGGGGCGGATCGCGCGCGCCTCCTCGCCGGGGGCGAAGGTGGCCAGTGTCTGCATCGCCTGCCACGCGAGCACCACGCCGGGCACGATCAGCGCCTCGCTGCCGCCGGCGATGGCCACGTCGACCTCGCCGCGCGCCACCGCTTTGGCGGCCTCGGCCAGCGCCACGCTGGATGACGCGCAAGCGACCGAGTAGGTGAGCACGGGCCCCTGCGCCTGCTGGCGCATCGCCACCTGTGCGGCCGGCGCAT
Above is a window of Variovorax sp. RA8 DNA encoding:
- a CDS encoding beta-ketoacyl-[acyl-carrier-protein] synthase family protein, encoding MSAVEVVVTGLGVVSPHGDDPGAMFDALMRGESALRPVLPELPKPTAAALAPFDVARWFTKLQLAGVDRVSQMAVAAADLAVRDAGTLGDADPERIGVYVGCGMGGAAAVETAYRGASTRMPPLTVPSFMPNAPAAQVAMRQQAQGPVLTYSVACASSSVALAEAAKAVARGEVDVAIAGGSEALIVPGVVLAWQAMQTLATFAPGEEARAIRPFASDRSGFALGEGAAFMVLESAERARARGASSYARLAGWGIGSDATHLTKPDTPGQARAMRAALRSAGLAPRDIGYCNAHGTATRIGDVVERNALAEVWGEAALDELQVSSTKALHGHLLGAGGALEAVITVLALHRRQLPPNAHCTAMDPECRLNLVPQPGVAAPQLEAAISNSFAFGGTNSVLLFRRA